From Saccharothrix espanaensis DSM 44229, the proteins below share one genomic window:
- the purL gene encoding phosphoribosylformylglycinamidine synthase subunit PurL, producing MSLDTVKNAEATPDQDQPYKELGLKDDEYTRIRDILGRRPTDAELAMYSVMWSEHCSYKSSKVHLKYFSDTTTDEMRAKMLAGIGENAGVVDIGDGWAITFKAESHNHPSYVEPYQGAATGVGGIVRDILAMGARPLAVMDPLRFGPADAPDTRRVLPGIVAGVGGYGNCLGLPNIGGEVVFDATYAGNPLVNALCVGAMRVEDLHLAHASGTGNKIILYGARTGLDGIGGVSVLASETFDDTAGKRKKLPSVQVGDPFTEKVLIECSLELFRERLVVGIQDLGGAGLSCATSELASAGDGGMRVHLERVPLRATGMTPAEILSSESQERMCAVVRPEDVDAFMAVCAKWDVIATEIGEVTEGERLVITWHDEVVVDVPPRTVAHEGPVYNRPIERPADQDELVANTPDALPKPAREDLLALVKTMAASPNLASKKWVTQQYDRYVRGGTVLAQPSDSGMIRIDEETNRGVALSTDCNGRYTRLDPYAGAQLALAEAYRNVATSGATPVAVTNCLNFGSPEDPGVMWQFERAVKGLADGCVALGIPVTGGNVSFYNQTGATAILPTPVVGVLGVIDDVRRRIPTGVGAEAGETLVLLGETHAEFGGSEWAHVVHGHLGGVPPKVDLAREKLLGEVLVAGSRDGMLSAAHDLAEGGLAQALVETCLIGETGARVFLEGDLFTELFSESAGRALVAVPRTEELRFTDMCTARGLPWRKVGVVDPESRSLEIQELGQLDLDELRAAWEGTLPALFD from the coding sequence ATGAGCCTCGACACCGTCAAGAACGCCGAGGCGACGCCCGACCAGGACCAGCCGTACAAGGAGCTGGGCCTCAAGGACGACGAGTACACCCGCATCCGGGATATCCTGGGCCGCCGCCCGACGGACGCCGAGCTGGCGATGTACTCGGTGATGTGGAGCGAGCACTGCTCCTACAAGTCGTCCAAGGTGCACCTGAAGTACTTCAGCGACACCACCACCGACGAGATGCGCGCCAAGATGCTCGCGGGCATCGGCGAGAACGCCGGCGTGGTGGACATCGGCGACGGCTGGGCGATCACGTTCAAGGCCGAGTCGCACAACCACCCGTCCTACGTCGAGCCCTACCAGGGCGCGGCGACGGGTGTCGGCGGGATCGTGCGGGACATCCTGGCGATGGGCGCGCGCCCGCTGGCCGTGATGGACCCGCTGCGGTTCGGGCCGGCCGACGCGCCGGACACCCGGCGGGTGCTGCCGGGGATCGTGGCGGGCGTCGGCGGCTACGGCAACTGCCTGGGCCTGCCCAACATCGGCGGCGAGGTCGTCTTCGACGCCACCTACGCGGGCAACCCGCTGGTGAACGCGCTGTGCGTCGGCGCGATGCGGGTCGAGGACCTGCACCTGGCGCACGCGTCGGGCACCGGCAACAAGATCATCCTCTACGGCGCGCGCACCGGCCTGGACGGCATCGGCGGCGTGAGCGTGCTGGCCAGCGAGACGTTCGACGACACGGCCGGCAAGCGCAAGAAGCTGCCCAGCGTGCAGGTCGGCGACCCGTTCACGGAGAAGGTGCTGATCGAGTGCTCGCTGGAGCTGTTCCGCGAGCGCCTCGTGGTCGGCATCCAGGACCTCGGCGGCGCGGGCCTGTCCTGCGCGACCAGCGAGCTGGCCTCCGCCGGTGACGGCGGGATGCGCGTGCACCTGGAGCGGGTCCCGCTGCGCGCCACCGGCATGACGCCGGCGGAGATCCTGTCCAGCGAGTCGCAGGAGCGCATGTGCGCGGTCGTGCGGCCGGAGGACGTGGACGCGTTCATGGCGGTCTGCGCCAAGTGGGACGTCATCGCCACCGAGATCGGCGAGGTCACCGAGGGCGAGCGGCTGGTGATCACCTGGCACGACGAGGTCGTGGTGGACGTCCCGCCGCGCACCGTCGCGCACGAGGGCCCGGTCTACAACCGGCCGATCGAGCGCCCAGCGGACCAGGACGAGCTGGTCGCGAACACCCCGGACGCGCTGCCCAAGCCGGCCCGCGAGGACCTGCTGGCCCTGGTGAAGACGATGGCCGCGTCGCCGAACCTGGCGTCGAAGAAGTGGGTCACCCAGCAGTACGACCGGTACGTGCGGGGCGGCACGGTGCTCGCGCAGCCGTCGGACTCGGGCATGATCCGGATCGACGAGGAGACCAACCGGGGCGTGGCGCTGTCCACGGACTGCAACGGCCGCTACACCCGGCTCGACCCGTACGCGGGCGCGCAGCTCGCGCTGGCCGAGGCGTACCGGAACGTGGCGACCAGCGGTGCGACGCCGGTCGCGGTCACCAACTGCCTGAACTTCGGCTCGCCGGAGGACCCGGGCGTGATGTGGCAGTTCGAGCGGGCGGTGAAGGGCCTCGCGGACGGCTGCGTCGCGCTGGGCATCCCGGTGACCGGCGGCAACGTCTCGTTCTACAACCAGACCGGCGCGACGGCGATCCTGCCGACGCCGGTGGTGGGCGTGCTCGGCGTGATCGACGACGTGCGCCGCCGCATCCCGACCGGGGTGGGCGCGGAGGCCGGCGAGACGCTGGTCCTGCTCGGTGAGACGCACGCGGAGTTCGGCGGCTCGGAGTGGGCGCACGTCGTGCACGGGCACCTGGGCGGCGTGCCGCCGAAGGTCGACCTGGCGCGCGAGAAGCTGCTCGGCGAGGTGCTGGTGGCCGGGTCGCGGGACGGGATGCTCTCCGCCGCGCACGACCTGGCCGAGGGCGGCTTGGCGCAGGCGCTGGTGGAGACCTGCCTGATCGGCGAGACCGGCGCGCGGGTGTTCCTGGAGGGCGACCTGTTCACCGAGCTGTTCAGCGAGTCCGCGGGCCGGGCGCTGGTCGCCGTGCCGCGCACGGAGGAGCTGCGGTTCACCGACATGTGCACGGCGCGCGGTCTGCCGTGGCGCAAGGTCGGCGTGGTGGACCCGGAGTCGCGCTCGCTGGAGATCCAGGAGCTGGGTCAGCTCGACCTCGACGAGCTGCGCGCGGCCTGGGAGGGCACCCTCCCGGCCCTGTTCGACTGA
- a CDS encoding lysozyme encodes MKALLTGATAVVAALALATPATAAPVVPEDHAMGSQIAKHEGGGDRRIALDADPSAQAVVYGIDVSGHQGNVDWAHWWGQGKRFAYVKATESTTYRNPYFAQQYNGSYNVGMIRGAYHFALPDKSSGATQADYFVNNGGGWSRDGKTLPGALDMEYNPYGATCYGLSKASMVAWIRSFSDRYQARTGRWPVIYTSTSWWNQCASGDFSSTNPLWVARYSSSVGTLPYNWGYHTFWQYSSAPIDQNQFNGAADRLRALANG; translated from the coding sequence ATGAAAGCCCTGCTCACCGGAGCGACCGCGGTCGTCGCCGCCCTCGCCCTCGCCACCCCGGCCACCGCCGCGCCCGTCGTCCCCGAAGACCACGCCATGGGTTCGCAGATCGCCAAGCACGAAGGCGGCGGCGACCGGCGGATCGCCCTCGACGCCGACCCGTCGGCCCAGGCCGTCGTCTACGGCATCGACGTCAGCGGCCACCAGGGCAACGTCGACTGGGCCCACTGGTGGGGCCAGGGCAAGCGGTTCGCCTACGTGAAGGCCACCGAGAGCACCACGTACCGGAACCCGTACTTCGCCCAGCAGTACAACGGTTCCTACAACGTCGGCATGATCCGCGGCGCGTACCACTTCGCGCTGCCCGACAAGTCGTCCGGCGCGACCCAGGCGGACTACTTCGTGAACAACGGCGGCGGGTGGTCGCGCGACGGCAAGACCCTGCCCGGGGCGCTGGACATGGAGTACAACCCGTACGGGGCCACCTGCTACGGGTTGTCGAAGGCGTCGATGGTGGCGTGGATCCGCTCGTTCAGCGACCGCTACCAGGCCCGGACCGGGCGCTGGCCGGTCATCTACACGTCCACGAGCTGGTGGAACCAGTGCGCGTCCGGCGATTTCAGCTCGACCAACCCGTTGTGGGTGGCGCGCTACTCGTCCAGTGTCGGCACACTGCCCTACAACTGGGGCTACCACACGTTCTGGCAGTACTCGTCGGCACCGATCGACCAGAACCAGTTCAACGGGGCCGCCGACCGGCTCCGAGCGCTGGCCAACGGCTGA
- the purQ gene encoding phosphoribosylformylglycinamidine synthase subunit PurQ, which translates to MRVGVITFPGTLDDVDAARAVKYADGEAVPLWHAEHDLKGVDAVVVPGGFSYGDYLRAGAIARFAPVMQEVVEAARKGMPVLGICNGFQILCEAHLLPGALTRNDKLHFVCRDQWLRVENNRTAWTSRYDKGAEVLVPLKSGEGGYQADANTLRELEDEGRVVFRYVGGNPNGSRNDIAGISSANGRVVGLMPHPEHAIDALTGPTDDGLGLFLSLLDAVVGA; encoded by the coding sequence ATGAGGGTCGGGGTCATCACGTTCCCCGGCACCTTGGACGACGTCGACGCCGCCCGTGCCGTCAAGTACGCGGACGGCGAGGCCGTCCCGCTCTGGCACGCCGAGCACGACCTGAAGGGCGTCGACGCGGTCGTCGTGCCCGGCGGTTTCTCCTACGGGGACTACCTGCGGGCCGGTGCCATCGCCCGGTTCGCGCCCGTCATGCAGGAAGTGGTCGAGGCCGCCCGCAAGGGGATGCCGGTCCTGGGCATCTGCAACGGGTTCCAGATCCTGTGCGAGGCGCACCTGCTGCCGGGCGCGCTCACCCGCAACGACAAGCTGCACTTCGTGTGCCGCGACCAGTGGCTCCGGGTCGAGAACAACCGGACCGCGTGGACCTCGCGCTACGACAAGGGCGCCGAGGTCCTGGTCCCGCTGAAGTCCGGCGAGGGCGGCTACCAGGCCGACGCGAACACGCTGCGCGAGCTGGAGGACGAGGGCCGCGTGGTGTTCCGCTACGTCGGCGGCAACCCCAACGGGTCGCGCAACGACATCGCGGGCATCTCCAGCGCGAACGGCCGGGTCGTCGGCCTCATGCCGCACCCGGAGCACGCGATCGACGCCCTCACCGGTCCGACCGACGACGGCCTGGGCCTGTTCCTGTCCCTGCTCGACGCGGTGGTGGGCGCATGA
- a CDS encoding lysozyme, with protein MTHRLRTLTAQLGAVVITLVIAPAAHALPEGAADHYAGSQIAKHEGTTRSRAARLPDGRVPGMDVSSHQGDVDWRRAWGDGARFAYVKATEGTGYRNPHFSQQYDGSYQVGMIRGAYHFALPDRSAGWEQADFFVNNGGGWSADGKTLPGALDMEYNPYGDTCYGMSQDSMGAWVKGFSDRVRERTGRYPTIYTSTNWWNRCVGWTATFGSTNPLWVAHYADQLGALPNGWDYETIWQWQAAGLFPGDQNLFNGNYDQLLQIALG; from the coding sequence ATGACCCATCGACTCCGCACCTTGACCGCACAACTCGGCGCGGTGGTGATCACGCTGGTGATCGCACCGGCGGCACACGCGCTGCCGGAAGGCGCCGCGGACCACTACGCCGGCTCGCAGATCGCCAAACACGAGGGGACGACGAGGTCACGCGCGGCGCGCCTGCCCGACGGCCGGGTGCCCGGCATGGACGTGAGCAGCCACCAGGGCGACGTGGACTGGCGGCGCGCCTGGGGTGACGGCGCGCGGTTCGCGTACGTGAAGGCCACCGAGGGCACCGGCTACCGCAACCCGCACTTCAGCCAGCAGTACGACGGCTCCTACCAGGTCGGCATGATCCGCGGCGCGTACCACTTCGCACTGCCCGACCGGTCCGCCGGCTGGGAGCAGGCCGACTTCTTCGTGAACAACGGCGGGGGCTGGTCGGCGGACGGCAAGACCCTGCCCGGTGCGCTGGACATGGAGTACAACCCCTACGGCGACACCTGCTACGGCATGAGCCAGGACTCGATGGGCGCGTGGGTGAAGGGGTTCAGCGACCGCGTCCGGGAGCGGACCGGCCGGTACCCGACGATCTACACGTCCACGAACTGGTGGAACCGGTGCGTCGGCTGGACGGCGACGTTCGGGTCGACCAACCCGCTGTGGGTGGCGCACTACGCCGACCAGCTCGGCGCCCTGCCGAACGGGTGGGACTACGAGACCATCTGGCAGTGGCAGGCCGCGGGCCTGTTCCCGGGTGACCAGAACCTGTTCAACGGCAACTACGACCAGTTGCTCCAGATAGCGCTGGGGTAA
- a CDS encoding DUF397 domain-containing protein produces MSLEGARWRKSSYTNGGGDAQCVELARLDRETAVRDSKQPGGPVLVFPARAFRVFVAGVR; encoded by the coding sequence ATGTCTCTCGAAGGCGCGCGGTGGCGCAAGAGCAGCTACACCAACGGTGGCGGCGACGCGCAGTGCGTCGAACTCGCGCGTCTGGACCGGGAAACGGCCGTGCGGGACAGCAAGCAGCCGGGTGGGCCGGTGTTGGTGTTCCCGGCTCGGGCGTTCCGGGTGTTCGTGGCGGGCGTGCGCTAG
- a CDS encoding putative bifunctional diguanylate cyclase/phosphodiesterase, translating to MTEQVDHRVAAPGRSNLDPAVLAGAESFARTWATAVIGSSYVPMTRAEVAEHLQALTEVLVHALHASPFRTAPGYEIGARLVEAHFTGTDTLGRTVQLLGDDLLGELGIAPDEVMRSRLAALQGALAAGYARALRERTLAEQEAIRAAVLDARDQAEAALRASEARFRAMFTEAAIGIGIADIEGRILDVNQALQDMLGFSVEEMRQYNIRDLMHPEDGSSVWRLYDQLTAGECDHYRAEKRFRRADGEQVWTHLTLSLVRDDHGDPQYQVAMIEDVTDRHLLQNRLRYQALHDPLTGLPNRALFLERLGRVFNNRNRRRAGLCYLDLDGFKVINDSLGHDIGDQLLVEVGRRLDHSVSGEGKLVARMGGDEFVILVEGSRDTQDIVNVADRVLRELESPIRIGGHELTVSASIGIVERALSGTTAADLMRDADITLYWAKADGKSRWALYDPDRNAKEVARFTLSATMPAALERDEFYVDYQPLVRLEDSTVVGVEALVRWQHPEFGRLAPDRFIELAEETGLIVPLGRWVLRRACEQGRRWLEEFGDAAPFVSVNLAVRQSRDPELVRDVKRILDECALPPHHLQLELTESAIMGTADEPLEALRALSDMGVRIAIDDFGTGYSNLAYLKHLPVHELKIAGSFMEGLRAADEEDPVDAQIVSTLVQLAHALQLGVTAEGVETPAQAKRLHRIGCDTGQGWFFAKPMKPESIDEMLRR from the coding sequence ATGACGGAACAGGTTGACCATCGGGTGGCAGCACCGGGCCGATCGAACCTCGACCCCGCCGTACTGGCCGGGGCCGAGTCCTTCGCGCGGACCTGGGCCACGGCGGTGATCGGCAGCAGCTACGTGCCGATGACCCGGGCCGAGGTCGCCGAGCACCTCCAGGCGCTGACCGAGGTCCTGGTGCACGCGCTGCACGCGAGCCCGTTCCGCACCGCGCCCGGCTACGAGATCGGCGCGCGGCTGGTCGAGGCCCACTTCACCGGCACGGACACGCTCGGGCGCACCGTCCAGCTGCTCGGCGACGACCTGCTCGGCGAGCTGGGCATCGCCCCGGACGAGGTGATGCGCTCGCGCCTGGCGGCGTTGCAGGGCGCACTGGCCGCCGGGTACGCGCGGGCGCTGCGGGAGCGGACGCTGGCCGAGCAGGAGGCGATCCGCGCGGCCGTGCTGGACGCCCGTGACCAGGCCGAAGCGGCGCTGCGGGCGTCCGAGGCGCGGTTCCGCGCGATGTTCACCGAGGCCGCGATCGGCATCGGCATCGCCGACATCGAGGGCCGCATCCTCGACGTGAACCAGGCGTTGCAGGACATGCTCGGGTTCAGCGTCGAGGAGATGCGGCAGTACAACATCCGCGACCTGATGCACCCGGAGGACGGGTCGAGCGTCTGGCGGCTCTACGACCAGCTCACCGCGGGCGAGTGCGACCACTACCGGGCCGAGAAGCGGTTCCGGCGGGCGGACGGCGAGCAGGTGTGGACGCACCTGACGTTGTCGCTGGTACGCGACGACCACGGCGACCCGCAGTACCAGGTGGCGATGATCGAGGACGTCACCGACCGGCACCTGCTGCAGAACCGGCTGCGCTACCAGGCGTTGCACGACCCGTTGACGGGCCTGCCGAACCGCGCGCTGTTCCTGGAGCGGCTGGGCCGGGTGTTCAACAACCGCAACCGGCGGCGGGCCGGGCTCTGCTACCTGGACCTCGACGGGTTCAAGGTGATCAACGACAGCCTCGGGCACGACATCGGCGACCAGCTGCTGGTGGAGGTCGGCCGGCGGCTGGACCACTCGGTGTCCGGCGAGGGCAAGCTGGTCGCGCGGATGGGCGGCGACGAGTTCGTGATCCTGGTGGAGGGCTCGCGCGACACGCAGGACATCGTGAACGTGGCGGACCGGGTCTTACGGGAGCTGGAGTCGCCGATCCGGATCGGCGGGCACGAGCTGACGGTGTCGGCGTCGATCGGGATCGTGGAGCGGGCGCTGTCCGGGACGACGGCGGCCGACCTGATGCGGGACGCCGACATCACGCTGTACTGGGCGAAGGCGGACGGCAAGTCGCGGTGGGCGTTGTACGACCCGGACCGCAACGCCAAGGAGGTCGCCCGGTTCACGCTGTCCGCGACCATGCCGGCGGCGTTGGAGCGCGACGAGTTCTACGTGGACTACCAGCCGCTGGTGCGGTTGGAGGACAGCACGGTGGTGGGTGTGGAGGCGCTGGTGCGCTGGCAGCACCCCGAGTTCGGCAGGCTCGCCCCGGACCGGTTCATCGAGCTGGCCGAGGAGACCGGGCTGATCGTGCCGCTGGGCCGGTGGGTGCTGCGCCGGGCGTGCGAGCAGGGGCGCCGGTGGCTGGAGGAGTTCGGCGACGCCGCGCCGTTCGTGTCGGTGAACCTGGCGGTCCGCCAGTCGCGGGACCCGGAGCTGGTGCGGGACGTGAAGCGGATCCTCGACGAGTGCGCGCTGCCGCCGCACCACCTTCAGCTGGAGCTGACCGAGAGCGCGATCATGGGCACGGCGGACGAGCCGCTGGAGGCACTGCGGGCGTTGTCGGACATGGGCGTGCGGATCGCGATCGACGACTTCGGCACCGGCTACTCGAACCTGGCCTACCTCAAGCACCTGCCGGTGCACGAGCTGAAGATCGCCGGGTCGTTCATGGAAGGGCTGCGCGCGGCCGACGAGGAGGACCCGGTCGACGCGCAGATCGTGTCCACGCTGGTGCAGTTGGCGCACGCGTTGCAGCTGGGCGTGACGGCGGAGGGCGTGGAGACGCCCGCGCAGGCCAAGCGCCTGCACCGGATCGGCTGCGACACCGGCCAGGGCTGGTTCTTCGCCAAGCCGATGAAGCCCGAGAGCATCGACGAGATGCTCCGCCGCTAG
- a CDS encoding aldo/keto reductase has product MRVSAIGLGGMPMSGQGRPPRERAVATVRAAVEAGVTLIDTADAYSADEHDFGHNETLIADALKGVDGVLVATKGGHTRTAGGGWGLDGRPEYLKAACEASLRRLGVEAIDLYQFHRPDPEVPIAESVGALADLLDAGKIRHAGVSNFDPAQILEADEVLGGRLAAVQNQFSPAYRSSEPELELCAERGIAFLPWSPLGGIGAAGELGSRFAVFADVARAHGVSPQQVCLAWLLAKSPAVVPIPGASRPESIRDSAAAVHLELSDEELKRLDG; this is encoded by the coding sequence GTGCGGGTCAGTGCGATCGGACTGGGCGGGATGCCGATGTCCGGGCAGGGCCGGCCGCCGCGCGAACGGGCCGTCGCGACCGTCCGGGCCGCCGTCGAGGCCGGGGTGACGCTGATCGACACCGCCGACGCGTACTCGGCGGACGAGCACGACTTCGGGCACAACGAGACGTTGATCGCGGACGCCCTGAAAGGCGTCGACGGCGTCCTGGTCGCCACCAAGGGCGGCCACACCCGGACCGCCGGCGGCGGGTGGGGGCTCGACGGGCGGCCCGAGTACCTGAAGGCGGCGTGCGAGGCGTCGCTGCGCCGGCTCGGGGTCGAGGCGATCGACCTCTACCAGTTCCACCGGCCCGACCCGGAGGTGCCGATCGCCGAGTCCGTCGGCGCGCTGGCCGACCTGCTGGACGCGGGCAAGATCCGGCACGCCGGGGTGTCCAACTTCGACCCCGCGCAGATCCTGGAGGCCGACGAGGTGCTGGGCGGGCGGCTCGCCGCGGTGCAGAACCAGTTCTCGCCGGCCTACCGGTCCTCCGAGCCGGAACTGGAGCTGTGCGCGGAGCGCGGCATCGCGTTCCTGCCGTGGAGCCCGCTGGGCGGGATCGGCGCGGCCGGTGAGCTGGGGTCGCGGTTCGCGGTCTTCGCGGACGTGGCGCGGGCGCACGGCGTGAGCCCCCAGCAGGTGTGCCTCGCGTGGCTGCTCGCGAAGTCGCCGGCGGTCGTGCCGATCCCCGGTGCATCCCGGCCGGAGAGCATCCGCGACTCGGCCGCGGCGGTGCACCTGGAGCTGTCCGACGAGGAGCTCAAGCGGCTGGACGGGTGA
- a CDS encoding SAM-dependent methyltransferase — protein sequence MDSVDRPTWAPGDIDLSRPSIARVYDYWLGGAHNFAVDRAVGDKVLADVPMLKTIILNHRSFLRRAVRHLLSQGIRQFLDLGSGIPTVGNVHEIAQAVDPGAKVVYADIDAVAVAHSRAILTGNESVAVLQTDVRDAPAVLKSPEVQNLLDFDRPVAVLMVALLHFVPDSDDPHGIVGAYHDAIPSGSYLAVSHAGYEEGEWDPAWDDAKGVYNRGVSEITYRSKREIERLFAQFELVEPGVERLPLWHPESPDDLDENSANFLGFGAVGRKP from the coding sequence GTGGACAGCGTGGACCGGCCTACCTGGGCACCAGGGGACATCGACCTGAGCCGTCCGAGCATCGCGCGGGTCTACGACTACTGGCTGGGCGGCGCGCACAACTTCGCCGTCGACCGGGCCGTCGGCGACAAGGTGCTGGCCGACGTGCCGATGCTCAAGACGATCATCCTCAACCACCGGTCGTTCCTCCGCCGCGCCGTGCGCCACCTGCTCTCCCAGGGCATCCGGCAGTTCCTCGACCTCGGGTCCGGCATCCCCACCGTGGGCAACGTGCACGAGATCGCGCAGGCCGTCGACCCGGGCGCGAAGGTCGTCTACGCCGACATCGACGCGGTGGCCGTCGCGCACAGCCGCGCCATCCTGACCGGCAACGAGTCGGTCGCCGTGCTGCAGACCGACGTGCGGGACGCGCCCGCCGTGCTCAAGTCGCCCGAGGTGCAGAACCTGCTGGACTTCGACCGGCCGGTAGCGGTGCTGATGGTGGCGCTGCTGCACTTCGTGCCCGACAGCGACGACCCGCACGGCATCGTCGGGGCCTACCACGACGCCATCCCGTCCGGCAGCTACCTGGCCGTGTCGCACGCCGGGTACGAGGAAGGCGAGTGGGACCCGGCGTGGGACGACGCCAAGGGCGTCTACAACCGGGGCGTCAGCGAGATCACCTACCGCAGCAAGCGCGAGATCGAGCGGCTGTTCGCGCAGTTCGAACTGGTCGAGCCGGGGGTGGAGCGGCTGCCGCTGTGGCACCCCGAGTCCCCCGACGACCTGGACGAGAACTCGGCCAACTTCCTGGGCTTCGGCGCGGTGGGCCGCAAGCCGTGA
- a CDS encoding pentapeptide repeat-containing protein yields MRGRLLLAASVVAAVLVTVGTTAALLWVEPKQSVSEAIKTGGLAGGAVVALYALWLNDRRRRTDEARHELESDKTADERFARAVEMLGNEADQVRVGAMHALAGLARATPRYRQTVLDVLCAYLRRPFSHPAFKQRPADPDQARYPEGEAVEMPTSEEDGERTVRLTAQRLITDLLPWGQNTDPTLYHLDLTGANIEYLRLEGRRVGRLTARRTRFHGITAFREVRFSKPALFSGAKFHGRVDFQQARFAGGLSLQDAEFGRELDVRGAEADLFVHMPPTPPTLVGSLKVLPGTRVKEDPAGWDLTGIEEARLVGRDG; encoded by the coding sequence GTGCGCGGACGGTTGTTGCTCGCGGCGAGCGTGGTGGCCGCGGTGCTGGTGACGGTGGGGACCACCGCGGCGCTGCTGTGGGTCGAGCCCAAGCAGTCGGTGTCCGAGGCGATCAAGACCGGCGGGCTCGCGGGCGGTGCCGTCGTGGCGCTGTACGCGTTGTGGCTCAACGACCGGCGGCGGCGCACCGACGAGGCGCGGCACGAACTGGAGAGCGACAAGACCGCCGACGAGCGGTTCGCGCGGGCCGTGGAGATGCTGGGCAACGAGGCCGACCAGGTGCGGGTCGGGGCGATGCACGCGCTGGCCGGCCTGGCGCGGGCCACGCCCCGGTACCGGCAGACCGTGCTGGACGTGCTGTGCGCGTACCTGCGCCGGCCGTTCTCCCACCCGGCGTTCAAGCAGCGGCCCGCGGACCCCGACCAGGCGCGCTACCCGGAGGGCGAGGCCGTGGAGATGCCGACGTCGGAGGAGGACGGGGAGCGCACGGTCCGGCTGACCGCGCAACGCCTGATCACCGACCTGCTGCCGTGGGGCCAGAACACCGACCCGACCCTCTACCACCTGGACCTGACCGGCGCGAACATCGAGTACCTGCGCCTGGAGGGCCGGCGAGTCGGCCGGCTGACCGCGCGGCGCACCCGGTTCCACGGGATCACCGCGTTCCGCGAGGTCAGGTTCTCGAAGCCGGCGCTGTTCTCCGGCGCCAAGTTCCACGGCCGCGTCGACTTCCAGCAGGCCCGCTTCGCTGGCGGCTTGTCGTTGCAGGACGCGGAGTTCGGGCGGGAACTGGACGTCCGAGGCGCGGAGGCGGACCTGTTCGTCCACATGCCGCCGACACCGCCGACGCTGGTCGGCTCGCTCAAGGTGCTGCCGGGGACGAGGGTGAAGGAAGACCCGGCGGGCTGGGACCTGACCGGGATCGAGGAAGCCCGCCTGGTCGGCCGCGACGGCTAG
- a CDS encoding pentapeptide repeat-containing protein has product MDYLWIAGAVGVTAAAVLFVVQQRRAKSLLGPTLVGSIGAFLLVAGWLFVIDPNAPKNEAIKTGGLAGGALVALYALWLNDRRRRTDEARQKIETARHKIETARQKLEDSRAEHDRSRVADERFARSVELLGHDAEQVRVGAMHALAGLARSRAEYTQTVLDVLCAYLRRPFRPRSTDDPTPVPTEESERELEVRLSAQRLIADLLPAADQADAALYDLDLTRAYLTYFDLSHRQIGQLTMRAARLVESNSLHHTVVHGGAWFTDCESRGRLHLHDVVFREKAWFSRFAGAENTDFSRTRFLGPNKFAGARFTGRVSFEDAEFAEPIDFAGAEFRGAFDLRLGRATVARTHGMKVSLEHETLLPEGWVVDPRDSVTGLVRS; this is encoded by the coding sequence GTGGACTACCTGTGGATCGCGGGCGCGGTGGGCGTGACCGCCGCCGCCGTGCTGTTCGTGGTTCAGCAGCGAAGGGCGAAGAGCCTCCTCGGGCCCACGCTGGTGGGCTCGATCGGCGCGTTCCTGCTGGTCGCGGGCTGGCTGTTCGTCATCGACCCGAACGCGCCGAAGAACGAGGCGATCAAGACCGGCGGACTCGCGGGCGGTGCGCTCGTCGCGCTCTACGCGTTGTGGCTCAACGACCGCCGGCGGCGCACCGACGAGGCCCGGCAGAAGATCGAGACCGCCCGGCACAAAATCGAGACCGCCCGGCAGAAGCTGGAGGACTCGCGGGCCGAACACGACCGGTCGCGGGTCGCCGACGAGCGGTTCGCCCGTTCGGTGGAACTCCTCGGGCACGACGCCGAACAGGTCCGGGTGGGTGCCATGCACGCGCTCGCCGGCCTGGCGCGCTCCCGCGCGGAGTACACCCAGACCGTGCTCGACGTGCTGTGCGCGTACCTGCGCCGGCCGTTCAGGCCGCGGTCGACCGACGACCCGACGCCCGTGCCCACCGAGGAGAGCGAGCGCGAGCTGGAGGTCCGGCTCAGCGCCCAGCGGCTGATCGCGGACCTGCTGCCGGCCGCAGACCAGGCCGACGCCGCGCTCTACGACCTCGACCTGACCCGGGCGTACCTGACCTACTTCGACCTCTCGCACCGCCAGATCGGCCAGTTGACCATGCGCGCGGCCCGGCTGGTCGAGTCGAACTCGTTGCACCACACCGTCGTGCACGGCGGCGCGTGGTTCACCGACTGCGAGAGCCGGGGCCGGCTCCACCTGCACGACGTGGTGTTCCGCGAGAAGGCCTGGTTCAGCCGGTTCGCCGGCGCGGAGAACACCGACTTCTCCCGCACGCGGTTCCTCGGCCCCAACAAGTTCGCGGGCGCCCGGTTCACCGGCCGGGTGAGCTTCGAGGACGCGGAGTTCGCCGAGCCGATCGACTTCGCCGGTGCCGAGTTCCGCGGCGCGTTCGACCTGCGGCTGGGCCGGGCGACGGTGGCCCGGACGCACGGCATGAAGGTGTCCCTGGAGCACGAGACGCTGCTGCCCGAGGGCTGGGTGGTCGACCCCCGCGACTCGGTGACCGGCCTGGTGAGGAGCTGA